The DNA region CGCAGGTTACGCACATGGGATGATCTCCAAGGTTTTTAAAATTAAGTCTTGCCCCGCCTCGATCGCCCAATCCAAGCTGTTGCAATGGGGGCAAATTCCCACCACATCATCCAGGGGGAAATCTCGGCCGCAATGGTGGCAGCGGGCCCGGCCAGGCACGATTGTGATGTCCAACTCCGCCCCCTCCAGGGCCGTGCCCATGGCGCAGGGGCCAAAACAAAAGGCGATCGCCTCCGTGGAAATGCCCGACAGGGCCCCCACGGCCAAACCCAGTCGGCGGATGGGGGCCCCTTGGGCCTGGGCCAGCGCCAACCGCACCAGTTCCTGAGTAATGCCTAGTTCGTGCATTGCCTTTCTCCCGTGTTCGATCGGCCTGAACCAATTAGCCCCGATTAGCCCAAACCAATTAGCCCTGATTAGCCCAAACCAATTAGCCCTGATTAGCTCAAACCAATTAGCTCAAATCAATTAGCCCGAATCCATCGGCCCTCGCAAATTCGGCCCTAGCAAATCCGAGGCAAGGGATCGCCCATCGGCCACTCAATAATTCGTTCAGAACCAAAGCGCGTTTGCAAAATCACCACTGGTGGATCCGCCTTGGTCACATGGCCCACCAAACAGGCCTCCCGCCCTTCCGGCAGCATTTGCATGGCCATCAGGGCCCGAGCTGCAAATTCCCCCGGAACCACCGCCACCAACAGACCTTCGTTGGCCATGTGCAAAGGATCGAGACCCAACACTTCGCAGGCGGCGGCCACGGGCGGCCGCACGGGCAACGCCGCCTCTTCGAGCACCATGCTGACGCGGCTGGTTTGGGCAAATTCATTTAGCACGGCCGCCACGCCGCCCCGAGTGGCATCGCGCATGGCCCGCACGGTGGGACAAGCTTCACAGAGGGCCGCCGCCAGATCATGCAGGGGCTGGCAATCGCTGGTGATGTCCGCTTCGAGGGCCAAGTCTCCTCGGGCTAACAAAATAGCCGTGCCATGGTCGCCCATGGGGCCACTGAGCAGAATGGCATCACCCGGTTGCAGGTAGCGTGGCCCGGGCACTTGGTTCGATCGCGCCACGCCCACCCCAGCGGTATTGATATAAATTTGGTCACCTTTGCCCCGAGGTACAACCTTTGTGTCGCCGGCCACCACCTTGACGCGGGCCGTGTCGGCGGCCAGTTTCATGCTCTGGGCAATGCGGCGTAGCAGGGCGATCGGGGTGCCCTCTTCAATGATGAACCCACAGGAGAGATAGAGCGGCTGGGCCCCGGTCACGGCCAAATCATTCACCGTGCCATTGATGGCCAGGCTGCCGATGTCGCCGCCGGGAAAAAACAGCGGATCCACCACGAAGGAATCGGTGGTGAAGGCCAACCGATCGCCCCGGGCCATGAACAGGGCTAAGTCCAGCCGCGCACTGTCATCCAGCGCATTGAGGGCATCGCTGTGAAAGGTTTCTAGGAAAATGTCAGTGATCAGGTTATGGGTGGCCCGGCCGCCGCTGCCGTGGGCCAGGGTGATGTAGCCTTCGTCGCTCGATCGGGTGCGATGCTGGGGCTGTTGAAACTCGAGCACGTTAGATGGGGGGGTGGCGAGGGAATCGGACGGATGATTAGAAGAAGCCATAGCATCAGGAGGTGAGGGCGGAAATCACGGCGATCGGGCCAATGCAGCTATCGGGCCAATTCTGATTGCAGCGGGGGGCGGGCGGACGCTTCGGCAAATCTGCGGGGTGCAGCCATGGGCGATCGGGGGCCCCCGTGACCGTATTTGTAATAGGCAGCGCAGGCCCCTTCGGAGGAAACCATGCAAGCGCCTAGGGGATGGTCAGGGGTGCAACCGCGCCCAAAGGCACTGCATTCCCAGGGTTTGAGCTTGCCCTGCAAAATGAGGCCGCATTGGCAAACGGGTGAATCCTCACTGGCTTGGCTGGGTAGGCAATAGCGCTGTTCTGCATCAAAGGCCGCAAAGGCCGGAGCGATCGCCAAACCCGATCGGGGCAAGGATCCCAAACCGCGCCACTCAAATTGCTCCCGCACCGTGAATACCTGGGCCAGGGCGGCCAGGGCTGGACTGTTGCCCTCGGGCTTCACCAGCCGGTGATATTGGTTTTCCACGGCACAGCGCCCTTCAACCAACTGCAACAGCAACATCCAAATCGATTGGAGCAGGTCGATCGGTTCAAAGCCTCCCACCACCACCGGTTTCTGATAGCGATCGACCACCGCTTGATAGGGATCAGTGCCAATCACGGCGCTCACATGGCCGGGGCCAATGAACCCATCCAAACGCAAGCCGCTGGCCTGGAGCAGAAATTCCAGAGCCGGGACAACGAGCACATGGTTGCAGAAGACGCTGAAGTTGGCTTGCTGGGTGCGGGCCGCCGCCAGGATGGTCATGGCCACGGCGGGAGCGGTGGTTTCAAAGCCCAAGCCAAAAAAGACCACGGGCCGATCGGGATGGGTTTGGGCTAAGGTCAGCGCATCGAGGGGCGAATAGACCACGCGTACATCGGCTCCTCGGGCCTTGGCCTGCATCAGGCTGCCCCGCGCGCCGGGCACTCGCAGGGCATCGCCAAAGGTGGCAAAGATCATGCCCGGTTGTTCTGCTAGGGCGATCGCATCGTCAATTCGGCCCCGAGGCATGATGCACACGGGACAGCCGGGCCCATGGATCAGCTCCACGGTTTCCGGCAGCAGGGCTTCGAGGCCATGTTTAAAGATGGTGTGGGTCTGGCCGCCGCAGACTTCCATCAGGGCCACGGGGCGATCGAGCCGTTGCGCTAAATGGGCAATTTCCCGCACCCACCCTGCCACCGACGCGGGATCACGAAATTCCGTCACAAACTTCATCGCAAACTCCTGAAACGGCTCTTCAAACGGCTTTTGGGTAATGACTGCTTCAGCAAATGACTTCTTGAAATGACTTCTCGAAATGACTTCTTAAGGCACAGTTTCTGGAACAAGGTTTGAGACAGGCAGACTGGATCGCGCGGGAACTGAATCACGCGGGAACTAAATCACGCGGGCGTTATCAGACGATCGATCCAAGTCAGGGTTTCCGTGGCTGCGGCCACATCTAACTCTTCCAATGCAAAACCCGCGTGAACCACCACCCAGCGCCCCACCCACTGCTCGATCGGGCGGTCGGGCGTGACCAAACAGGCCAAGCTGACCGATCGCCGAACACCGCTCAAATCAACCGTGGCTAGCTGTTGATCTCCACTGACAATGGCCACCACTTGGCCCGGAACCGCTAAACACATCCTGAAACCTCTCAATAACTCCTAAGGGCTGGCGTTGAATAGCTTGTGATTTTGATGGCTTGTGATTTGAATGGCTCGTGATTCCCGGTGATTCCCATTGGCGACCAGCACGGGATCACCGAGACCCTAAACATGGCCCAACTGGAGCCAAGCGGCGGCGATCGCCGTTTGCCCCAACGCCAAGCCCCCATCGTTTACGGGAACCTGTTGCGGCAACAGCAACGGATCATGCAGATTGCTGGCCATCAGGGCGGCTTCCAAACACTGCAACAGCAGCCGATTTTGGAAGACTCCACCACCACAGGCGATCGCTCCAAAGTGCAATCCCTGCTGTTTCAAGGTTTGGGCCGCTTGCACCAAAGCCTGGGCCAAGCCGCGATGGAACCGCAGGGCCATCACCGCCTCGGGCAGCCCCAGGGCCCGATCCAAAATCAGGGCTTCCCAAAGGGCTTGGGGATGCAGCCACAGCAGCGATTCCGATCGCAGCTCGATCGGGTAGGCCTGCTGATCTTGAT from Limnothrix sp. FACHB-406 includes:
- a CDS encoding HypC/HybG/HupF family hydrogenase formation chaperone gives rise to the protein MCLAVPGQVVAIVSGDQQLATVDLSGVRRSVSLACLVTPDRPIEQWVGRWVVVHAGFALEELDVAAATETLTWIDRLITPA
- the hypD gene encoding hydrogenase formation protein HypD — protein: MKFVTEFRDPASVAGWVREIAHLAQRLDRPVALMEVCGGQTHTIFKHGLEALLPETVELIHGPGCPVCIMPRGRIDDAIALAEQPGMIFATFGDALRVPGARGSLMQAKARGADVRVVYSPLDALTLAQTHPDRPVVFFGLGFETTAPAVAMTILAAARTQQANFSVFCNHVLVVPALEFLLQASGLRLDGFIGPGHVSAVIGTDPYQAVVDRYQKPVVVGGFEPIDLLQSIWMLLLQLVEGRCAVENQYHRLVKPEGNSPALAALAQVFTVREQFEWRGLGSLPRSGLAIAPAFAAFDAEQRYCLPSQASEDSPVCQCGLILQGKLKPWECSAFGRGCTPDHPLGACMVSSEGACAAYYKYGHGGPRSPMAAPRRFAEASARPPLQSELAR
- a CDS encoding hydrogenase maturation nickel metallochaperone HypA — translated: MHELGITQELVRLALAQAQGAPIRRLGLAVGALSGISTEAIAFCFGPCAMGTALEGAELDITIVPGRARCHHCGRDFPLDDVVGICPHCNSLDWAIEAGQDLILKTLEIIPCA
- the hypE gene encoding hydrogenase expression/formation protein HypE translates to MASSNHPSDSLATPPSNVLEFQQPQHRTRSSDEGYITLAHGSGGRATHNLITDIFLETFHSDALNALDDSARLDLALFMARGDRLAFTTDSFVVDPLFFPGGDIGSLAINGTVNDLAVTGAQPLYLSCGFIIEEGTPIALLRRIAQSMKLAADTARVKVVAGDTKVVPRGKGDQIYINTAGVGVARSNQVPGPRYLQPGDAILLSGPMGDHGTAILLARGDLALEADITSDCQPLHDLAAALCEACPTVRAMRDATRGGVAAVLNEFAQTSRVSMVLEEAALPVRPPVAAACEVLGLDPLHMANEGLLVAVVPGEFAARALMAMQMLPEGREACLVGHVTKADPPVVILQTRFGSERIIEWPMGDPLPRIC